A DNA window from Drosophila pseudoobscura strain MV-25-SWS-2005 chromosome 2, UCI_Dpse_MV25, whole genome shotgun sequence contains the following coding sequences:
- the Tailor gene encoding terminal uridylyltransferase Tailor produces the protein MRIEAPESFWLNKTVYSNAERLYYEECSQIIERVPAVRTKKIKKKIKAMAARQNPQNLLYLNPLTLEANFFLETLEQVSLNSEVELDHELATLLERIMVGIERYMDRKPTYILPANGPGEGVALVQRKDLLKIKRTFNCIACANQMVGTNISKVVAHLSEKHYQNPNNVVVAAQGKQDRIQTKVAPRGRLMEVLPKKAKTLVTSDLTKIFKERYGVADKLKVITEYDAIEEDLISVLTPVFPNWAMRIYKFGSRISGIGTRCSDLDVFVDIGNTFDIFEHRASKETLAKLRAMRPAFCASNKWRIINVIEQARVPIIKVSHLTTGIECDICLNSLGFCNTNLLKYIFDIQPLAQYMCIYAKNWLERCKQTDISTYSITLMVIYFMQLHGLLPSVFALQHEQPFNQFVGPWIVNFGQKSLQDLRLPEADTDAPAVRNILGQFFAFYSKFDYERFLVCPYFGSAEVQIQHVEKLMPNRYSKYTRENPECTLQLRKPMVVQDPIQLNHNVTKAVTRSALKVFIDYCAQTASLMGEPSTNWRQRT, from the exons ATGAGAATCGAAGCACCAGAATCGTTTTGGTTGAATAAGACTGTCTACAGCAATGCTGAGAGGTTATACTACGAGGAATGTAGTCAGATAATCGAGCGG GTTCCCGCTGTCCGCACTAAAAAGATCAAAAAGAAGATCAAGGCGATGGCGGCAAGACAGAATCCACAAAATTTACTTTAC TTAAATCCCCTCACGCTGGAGGCGAATTTCTTTTTGGAAACCCTGGAGCAGGTGAGCCTCAACAGCGAAGTCGAATTGGATCACGAATTGGCCACGCTGCTTGAGCGCATTATGGTAGGCATCGAAAGGTATATGGACCGGAAACCCACCTATATATTGCCCGCCAACGGACCCGGTGAAGGTGTGGCCTTAGTGCAGCGGAAGGATTTGCTTAAAATCAAACGCACATTCAACTGCATCGCATGTGCAAACCAAATGGTTGGAACAAACATTTCCAAGGTTGTGGCGCATTTATCCGAAAAGCACTACCAGAATCCCAATAACGTAGTGGTTGCAGCTCAGGGGAAGCAGGATAGGATACAAACTAAGGTGGCACCACGCGGTCGATTGATGGAAGTTCTGCCCAAAA AAGCCAAAACCTTGGTTACTTCCGATCTCACAAAAATTTTCAAGGAAAGGTATGGGGTTGCCGACAAGCTGAAAGTGATAACCGAATACGATGCCATCGAGGAGGATCTAATAAGCGTGCTGACGCCAGTGTTTCCCAATTGGGCGATGCGCATTTACAAGTTCGGCTCACGCATATCCGGCATTGGCACACGCTGTTCCGATCTGGATGTTTTTGTGGATATTG GCAACACATTCGACATATTTGAGCACCGCGCCTCCAAGGAAACGTTGGCCAAGCTGCGGGCTATGCGTCCAGCCTTTTGTGCCAGCAACAAGTGGCGCATCATCAAT GTCATCGAGCAGGCACGCGTTCCCATCATCAAAGTCTCCCATCTGACCACCGGCATAGAGTGTGATATATGCCTGAATAGCCTGGGCTTCTGCAACACCAACTTGTTGAAGTACATATTCGATATACAGCCGCTGG CTCAATACATGTGCATCTATGCGAAAAACTGGCTGGAACGCTGCAAACAGACGGACATATCCACATACAGCATTACACTGATGGTGATTTATTTCATGCAGCTGCACGGCCTTTTGCCCTCAGTTTTTGCCTTGCAGCATGAACAGCCGTTCAATCAGTTCGTTGGAC CTTGGATTGTGAACTTTGGACAGAAATCTCTTCAGGATCTGCGCCTTCCGGAAGCCGATACGGATGCGCCCGCAGTTCGAAACATTTTGGGCCAATTCTTTGCCTTCTATTCAAAATTCGATTACGAGAGATTTTTGGTGTGTCCATATTTTGGTAGCGCTGAAGTCCAAATTCAGCACGTTGAGAAGTTAATGCCAAATCG TTATAGCAAATACACCAGAGAGAATCCCGAGTGTACATTGCAGTTGCGAAAGCCAATGGTGGTCCAGGATCCCATACAGCTGAATCATAACGTAACGAAGGCGGTAACCCGATCTGCACTGAAGGTGTTTATAGATTATTGCGCTCAGACGGCGTCTCTTATGGGTGAGCCATCAACCAACTGGCGACAGCGCACATAA